One genomic region from Pyrobaculum islandicum DSM 4184 encodes:
- a CDS encoding DEAD/DEAH box helicase, translating to MGLTLVWDRGTILLEGDVPRELKSLPFIKFDSRVNKYRSLAIYYPRILAVAKAVGIEIEDRVWAPQCKEVRPATEVKLRSYQREALEAWMKTKRGVVVMPTGAGKTHVAIAAIAKIGEPALVVVPTVELVQQWRTRLSHYFPGRVGVWYGEEKRESCVTVITYDSAYAAVETLGNKFRLLVFDEVHHLPSQSYRQIAELSPAPYRMGLTATPERSDGLHVDLDWLVGPVVYRLSAAEVRGLWTADYEVEVIRVQLREEERALYKELERQYLAYLRKRGLRFRSPSDFQKLVVLAGRDPEARKALAAWHGMRRLIFETEAKVDAVGDILARHRDSKIIIFTEYTSLARAVSERYLIPLVTHDTSPYERELVMSAFRRGEFKAIVTGKVLDEGVDVPDVDVVVILGGTSSTRQFIQRMGRALRLKPHKAKIYEVVTSSTREVGAARRRKKGLT from the coding sequence GTGGGATTAACGCTGGTTTGGGACAGGGGGACAATACTTCTAGAGGGCGACGTACCGAGGGAGCTCAAGAGCCTCCCCTTTATAAAATTCGACAGTAGAGTTAATAAATATAGATCTCTCGCCATATACTACCCAAGGATTCTGGCTGTTGCAAAGGCGGTGGGCATAGAGATTGAAGACAGAGTCTGGGCTCCACAGTGTAAAGAAGTTAGGCCTGCCACAGAGGTCAAGCTGAGGAGTTACCAGAGGGAGGCCCTTGAGGCTTGGATGAAGACCAAGCGTGGCGTCGTGGTCATGCCCACCGGCGCCGGCAAAACACACGTGGCGATAGCCGCCATTGCTAAAATAGGCGAGCCAGCCCTCGTGGTCGTTCCCACAGTGGAACTGGTGCAACAGTGGAGGACCCGCTTATCCCACTACTTCCCGGGGAGGGTGGGGGTGTGGTACGGCGAAGAGAAGAGGGAGAGCTGCGTCACGGTGATCACTTACGACTCAGCCTACGCGGCGGTGGAGACCCTAGGCAACAAGTTTAGACTTCTCGTATTTGACGAGGTGCACCACCTCCCCTCCCAGTCCTACCGGCAGATAGCGGAGCTGAGCCCAGCCCCATACCGCATGGGGCTGACGGCGACGCCAGAGCGGTCAGACGGGCTACACGTAGATTTGGACTGGCTAGTGGGCCCCGTGGTGTATAGGCTATCCGCTGCCGAGGTGAGGGGCTTGTGGACGGCGGACTACGAGGTAGAAGTTATAAGAGTGCAGCTGAGGGAGGAGGAGAGAGCGCTATACAAGGAGCTGGAGAGACAGTACCTCGCCTACCTCAGGAAGAGGGGGTTGAGGTTCAGATCGCCGTCGGACTTCCAAAAGCTCGTTGTTCTAGCCGGCCGCGACCCCGAGGCGAGGAAGGCCCTCGCCGCTTGGCATGGCATGAGACGGCTAATCTTTGAGACAGAGGCCAAGGTAGACGCTGTGGGGGACATACTGGCGAGACACAGAGACTCTAAGATAATCATATTCACTGAATACACCTCCCTGGCCAGGGCCGTGTCAGAGCGCTACCTCATACCTCTGGTGACGCATGACACCTCTCCCTACGAGAGGGAGCTGGTGATGTCTGCCTTTAGGAGGGGGGAGTTCAAGGCCATAGTCACGGGGAAGGTGCTAGACGAGGGAGTTGACGTGCCCGACGTAGACGTGGTCGTAATTCTGGGCGGAACCTCCAGTACAAGACAATTCATACAGAGGATGGGCCGCGCCCTTAGGCTAAAGCCCCACAAGGCCAAGATATACGAGGTGGTGACCTCCAGCACTAGGGAGGTCGGGGCGGCGAGGAGAAGAAAGAAGGGCTTAACGTGA
- a CDS encoding DUF790 family protein: protein MIPLEYLRITKKRGEVKPLYLIDESPAAAVLEAVRKSATIGEFRKKVEALGWDKRLTGGLAHLVEQLAKVEEVDTRLVAKVRLEVFKASAAAGYALTPEDRERVFQAAATKLRMDVAEVKRLFSKAYEENRAILQPPDLTPGDLLRLYNLSLIQTLLFKSLWVKAKLPNDPPLVKTLVRAVKGLRLMYTAEEAGDQLAFHFDGPASALRQTERYGTRLAKLVPYIVAASNWSLEAEVKLGDRTYHFRESSQTAPPLASRPPAADEFDSYVEQEFYRQVSRVCPVEREPEVLVVEGRVYIPDFKIGDLYIEVVGFWTPDYLRRKYEKVVKVGKPLLVLVDEELAMSTWKQLLPNVVLYKGRPRLEDVYKYIKPYCRRQ, encoded by the coding sequence GTGATCCCCCTGGAGTACCTAAGAATTACGAAGAAGAGAGGCGAGGTAAAGCCGCTATACCTTATCGACGAGTCTCCAGCCGCTGCGGTGCTTGAGGCTGTAAGAAAGTCGGCGACTATAGGCGAGTTTAGGAAGAAAGTTGAGGCATTAGGTTGGGATAAGAGATTGACAGGAGGCTTGGCCCATCTTGTAGAACAGTTGGCCAAGGTGGAGGAGGTAGACACCCGCTTAGTGGCCAAGGTGAGGCTGGAGGTGTTCAAGGCCTCCGCCGCCGCGGGCTACGCCCTAACGCCCGAGGACCGGGAGAGGGTGTTCCAGGCGGCGGCCACCAAGCTGAGAATGGACGTGGCCGAGGTGAAGCGGCTCTTCTCCAAGGCCTACGAGGAAAACAGGGCCATCCTCCAGCCGCCCGACCTAACCCCCGGGGACCTCCTCCGCCTCTACAATCTCTCCCTTATCCAGACCCTCCTCTTCAAATCGCTATGGGTGAAGGCGAAGTTGCCCAATGACCCCCCGCTTGTGAAAACCCTCGTGAGAGCTGTAAAGGGTCTGAGACTGATGTATACGGCGGAGGAAGCCGGAGACCAGCTGGCGTTTCACTTCGACGGGCCCGCCTCTGCACTGAGGCAGACAGAGCGCTATGGCACGAGACTCGCTAAGCTCGTGCCCTACATAGTGGCAGCGTCCAACTGGAGTCTGGAGGCTGAGGTGAAGCTGGGCGACCGTACCTACCACTTCAGAGAGAGTTCGCAAACAGCGCCACCACTGGCTAGTAGACCGCCGGCTGCCGACGAGTTCGACAGCTACGTGGAGCAGGAGTTCTACCGCCAAGTGTCCAGGGTATGTCCAGTGGAGAGGGAGCCGGAGGTACTGGTGGTGGAGGGCAGGGTCTACATACCGGATTTTAAAATCGGCGACTTATATATAGAGGTTGTGGGGTTCTGGACGCCTGACTACCTGAGGCGGAAGTACGAAAAGGTTGTAAAAGTCGGCAAGCCCCTCCTGGTTCTGGTAGACGAGGAGCTCGCCATGTCCACCTGGAAGCAGCTCCTTCCCAACGTCGTGCTCTACAAGGGGAGGCCGCGGCTAGAAGACGTGTACAAGTACATAAAGCCATACTGCAGGCGTCAGTAG
- a CDS encoding radical SAM protein yields MGICKLCGNRSILISSKLGVCIDCLRRRPRDALEIAARAHAVSRMRFKLPLSPPTSGTPCGICGRGCAIPEGSVGYCGLVKNFSGRLVRPGGDINVGVLTYYYDPIPTNCVADWICPASTGRGYPRYARSPLGEVGYYNLAVFYGACSLDCLYCQNWQYRTYPSNPRLVSVDELERAMGRRVTCVCFFGGDPAPQTVHALLVAKRAAEKGIRVCWETSGQIAPHLLDKVVDISLKTGGIVKFDLKAFTPSVYKALTDGEVDVVLRNFKAAARRFRERREVPLVVASILLVPGYVDEVEVDLLTKFIARVEPEVPTRFLAFHPDYMLDDLPPTSRRHAETALKIARENGLVEVSLGNEWLLGDYY; encoded by the coding sequence GTGGGCATTTGCAAACTCTGTGGAAATAGAAGTATCTTAATATCTAGTAAATTAGGCGTTTGTATAGACTGTCTAAGGAGGAGGCCCCGCGACGCTTTAGAAATAGCCGCTAGAGCCCACGCCGTGAGCCGTATGCGTTTTAAACTACCGTTGTCTCCGCCGACCTCTGGCACGCCGTGTGGAATTTGCGGCAGGGGATGCGCCATCCCAGAGGGCAGCGTGGGCTACTGCGGCCTTGTGAAAAACTTCAGCGGGAGACTTGTTAGACCTGGTGGAGATATCAACGTCGGCGTCCTCACGTATTATTACGACCCCATACCTACTAATTGTGTTGCCGATTGGATATGCCCAGCGTCAACTGGTAGGGGCTATCCGCGTTACGCCAGATCTCCCCTGGGCGAGGTTGGATACTACAACCTGGCGGTGTTTTATGGCGCATGTAGTCTTGACTGTCTATACTGTCAGAACTGGCAGTATAGGACGTACCCCTCAAACCCCCGCCTGGTCTCCGTTGATGAGCTTGAGAGGGCGATGGGGCGGAGGGTAACTTGTGTTTGTTTCTTTGGCGGAGATCCAGCGCCTCAGACTGTCCACGCACTACTTGTGGCAAAAAGGGCGGCGGAGAAAGGGATAAGGGTGTGTTGGGAGACAAGCGGCCAAATCGCGCCACATCTCTTGGACAAAGTAGTTGACATATCGCTCAAGACGGGGGGCATCGTGAAGTTTGACCTAAAGGCGTTTACGCCCAGTGTATACAAGGCGCTTACAGACGGAGAGGTGGACGTGGTGTTACGTAACTTCAAGGCGGCGGCTCGGCGTTTTAGAGAACGACGTGAAGTGCCGCTTGTGGTAGCCTCGATTCTTCTAGTCCCTGGCTACGTCGACGAGGTTGAGGTAGATCTGCTTACTAAGTTCATCGCCCGCGTAGAACCAGAGGTACCCACGAGGTTCCTCGCCTTCCACCCCGACTATATGCTCGACGACCTACCGCCCACTTCTAGAAGACATGCTGAAACAGCCTTGAAGATAGCTAGGGAAAACGGGCTTGTGGAGGTATCTTTAGGGAACGAGTGGCTTTTGGGCGACTACTACTGA
- a CDS encoding 4Fe-4S dicluster domain-containing protein gives MAELAKYERVVIDQDICISCGACVAACPYQALELDENGKSRLIWEKCKDDFSCVAVCPVKAISKASEATPEAKAKKGWYRFGKSLTPEEQKAFEEWKTKYGITAPPV, from the coding sequence ATGGCTGAACTGGCAAAATATGAACGAGTAGTAATAGACCAAGACATATGTATAAGTTGCGGCGCGTGTGTTGCGGCGTGTCCATATCAAGCTCTTGAGTTAGATGAAAATGGCAAGTCGAGACTCATTTGGGAGAAGTGTAAAGACGACTTCTCTTGTGTAGCTGTCTGTCCTGTAAAAGCTATATCTAAAGCCAGCGAAGCCACCCCTGAGGCTAAGGCTAAGAAGGGTTGGTATAGATTTGGCAAATCACTTACACCAGAGGAGCAGAAGGCTTTTGAAGAGTGGAAGACAAAATACGGGATTACGGCGCCGCCAGTTTAA